GTACGATGTTACCAAGGCCGAGGTTGATCTCAGCAATGCCAAGCTCAACCTGATCAGGGCTGAGAATGGTGTCCGCTTGGGTCGGGTGGCCCTTAGCGCTGCTATGGGATTCTCCGAGACGCCTAATTATCGGGTCAAGGATAGCTTAAATTTTGAGCAATTTCCGGTAGTGCTTGAGGATGCCATGGTTCAAGCCTATGATCATCGTCCTGACCTTAAGGCCCTTCTGCTTAGAAAAAAAACTGCCGAACAGGCCGTGCTTTTAGCCCGGAAGGGAGATTCTCCTTATCTCTCGGGCTCGGTTGGCGCTTCCTATGGAGGAGATAAATTTCCTCTCGATGAAGGGTGGGATGTTGGTGTTTCCCTCTTGGTCCCTGTCTTTAATGGCAATCGAACTAAACACGAGGTCGGTGAAGCAGAGGCGAATCTTGCGGTGCTTGCGGCCAAGGAGACGGGCTTGCGCCATCAGATTTACAAGGAAATTCAGCAGGGATATCTGATCTTGCATGAGGCCAGCGAACGGATTATCGCCAGTCAGCTTACTGTTCAGCAGGCTGAAGAGAATTATGCCATTGCTTCCGGTCGTTATGAGGCCGGGGTTGGTAATCCGGTAGAGGTTGCCGACGCAGATGTGCTGCTCTCTAACGCTCGGACCGCCCATGTCGAGGCGCTGTATGAATATAAAATCGCTCAGGCCGCCATTGAACGGGCCATTGGTGTGACCACGGTCCCCGCTGTAATGTAATGAAGTAACGGGAGCATTTTCGATAGCCGTGTCAAGATAGAGAGTCGGATAGCAGTGATCAGCATTATC
Above is a window of Desulfobulbaceae bacterium DNA encoding:
- a CDS encoding TolC family protein, which translates into the protein MAMIAPNRPRQIVPDQQERKWIMTDYKRLLCRLGAVVVGFSSLMFSSVLVIAQEAVPLQPVREASISLPTFQEGEELSLDRVVAIAIQRQPDILAAQGSIAVGQSRVGQARSGFAPQVDGTVGLSRFSPDGSYANPSRSDASYGRYTAGVTVNQMLYDFGKTATRVAIQESSVNSFRADLASVEDHVIFNAKVAFFDLLTLMRKMSVAVETVTQFEKHRVQAQGFFDAGVKPKYDVTKAEVDLSNAKLNLIRAENGVRLGRVALSAAMGFSETPNYRVKDSLNFEQFPVVLEDAMVQAYDHRPDLKALLLRKKTAEQAVLLARKGDSPYLSGSVGASYGGDKFPLDEGWDVGVSLLVPVFNGNRTKHEVGEAEANLAVLAAKETGLRHQIYKEIQQGYLILHEASERIIASQLTVQQAEENYAIASGRYEAGVGNPVEVADADVLLSNARTAHVEALYEYKIAQAAIERAIGVTTVPAVM